In Tripterygium wilfordii isolate XIE 37 chromosome 17, ASM1340144v1, whole genome shotgun sequence, the genomic window CCCAAATCCTCCTGAACTTGAGGTTCCATCTACAAAAACAAGCAGTCATTAGCTTTACAGTAACTTTAAATTACAAGTACAAGTTATAAAGGAGGAATGTGTTTCTAACCTGTTGATTTGCATTCTGACTTGGCTGGCTTTCTTCATATATTGGATCATCAGTGCTACCATCCGGTTTTAGCTTCAAACGACTGAGAACGAAATCCCTCTGCACCAAGTTTATTACTTTAATCATCTGATGATCCAAGAATCAATAAGTAGGTGTGATGCAATACCTGGTTGATGTTGGAATGGAACTCGTGAATAACCCAGTTAGTCTTTTTTCCATTAGGTACATGACCTTCATAGAAAACCAAAGTTTTCTTGGTGCCAATCTCATTGTTGTTTCCATCCATGATTCTGCGATCCTTGCCCGTACCTTTCCAGTACCCACCATCGGTTCTCCTGTTCGCTCGCTTGCTGTTTTTGTACTTGTAATCCAGACGCGGAAAGAAGTACCATATGTAATTGTTTGTTTGGGTAGCAGCCATCTCTACAATAACACGCACATTCAATTTAAAGGTTCACACCTTCAACATGAACATCATGTCTATGTTAAGTAATGTAAATGTAATGGAACGTTCGTCGTTTGATACGTACGGGGTAACTGGCTAGGCTCGAAGTTGCAAATATCCAGCTCTCCAATAGCCGAGACTTCGTCATCCAAACCAAGTTTCTTCAGATTCAGATAATGATTGATGAGTTCTTCATCGGTGGGATGGAATCGAAAACCCGGTCCTTGTTCAAAATCCATTGTGCTCTTGAGTCTTTCATACaaggaaaagaagat contains:
- the LOC119981635 gene encoding protein NTM1-like 9, with the protein product MDFEQGPGFRFHPTDEELINHYLNLKKLGLDDEVSAIGELDICNFEPSQLPQMAATQTNNYIWYFFPRLDYKYKNSKRANRRTDGGYWKGTGKDRRIMDGNNNEIGTKKTLVFYEGHVPNGKKTNWVIHEFHSNINQRDFVLSRLKLKPDGSTDDPIYEESQPSQNANQQMEPQVQEDLGYFPTAFHDPNFGYFPTAFHDPDFGYASAQQLEMYMWQEGPSYGSSTYSNGY